The Blastococcus sp. HT6-4 genome window below encodes:
- a CDS encoding ankyrin repeat domain-containing protein — translation MSGQPIDPGVIELAGRVFDLARGGHTQELTEYVDAGVPVNLTNDKGDTLLLLAAYHGHPGTVAALLERGADHDRANDRGQTALAAAVFRQSTETVQLLLDAGADPDAGGPSARATAAFFDLPAMTALLDARG, via the coding sequence GTGAGCGGCCAGCCGATCGACCCCGGAGTCATCGAACTCGCCGGGCGTGTCTTCGACCTCGCCCGCGGCGGGCACACGCAGGAGCTCACCGAGTACGTCGATGCGGGCGTCCCGGTGAACCTCACCAACGACAAGGGCGACACGCTGCTCCTCCTCGCCGCCTACCACGGACACCCCGGCACCGTGGCCGCGCTGCTGGAGCGCGGCGCCGACCACGACCGCGCCAACGACCGGGGGCAGACCGCGCTGGCCGCCGCGGTCTTCCGCCAGTCGACCGAGACCGTGCAGCTGCTGCTCGATGCCGGTGCCGACCCCGACGCGGGTGGTCCGAGCGCCCGGGCGACCGCCGCCTTCTTCGACCTGCCCGCCATGACCGCGCTGCTGGACGCCCGCGGCTGA
- a CDS encoding AI-2E family transporter: MPGRTDSPPDETTDEVEPDQPIPESGVRPATHAPAPTTQRGERLRRASRSLAIASAELLLVVGGVIVLGYVIGKLWVVLLPVVLALLFTTVLWPPTRFLRNHAWPAALAALTVLLTFLAAFGGIIALIAPPVVGQIEELAAGVSVGLEQLQQWLTGPPFNLGEEQIGSAIEQATDTIQGNAQNIAGYAVTGATAIGGILINLALALVLTFFFLKDGPRWVPWLAAQTGPPAAPHVAALSYKTWSTLSEFIRQQALVGLFDAVFIALGLWILGVPLVLPLAVLTFFGAFVPIIGAFVAGGFAVLIALVDSGITTALIVLGIVLLVQQIEGNILQPILQGRGLNLHAAVVILAVTAGASLAGIIGAFLAVPVTALIAVSYRYARDQLDGKSPEIFPDGTRAQIVEDPVGAHLEREAATAPEGPADVDAGDGAAGATRAPR; the protein is encoded by the coding sequence GTGCCCGGTCGCACCGACTCCCCACCGGACGAGACGACCGACGAGGTCGAGCCCGACCAGCCGATCCCGGAGTCCGGCGTCCGACCCGCCACCCACGCCCCCGCCCCGACCACCCAGCGCGGGGAGCGCCTCCGGCGGGCCAGCCGGTCACTGGCCATCGCCTCGGCCGAGCTGCTGCTCGTCGTCGGCGGGGTGATCGTCCTCGGCTACGTCATCGGGAAACTGTGGGTCGTCCTGCTCCCCGTCGTCCTCGCGCTGCTGTTCACCACGGTGCTGTGGCCGCCCACGCGTTTCCTCCGCAACCACGCCTGGCCGGCGGCCCTGGCCGCGCTCACCGTGCTCCTCACGTTCCTCGCCGCCTTCGGCGGCATCATCGCGCTGATCGCCCCGCCCGTCGTGGGCCAGATCGAGGAGCTCGCCGCCGGCGTCAGCGTCGGCCTGGAGCAGCTGCAGCAGTGGCTGACCGGCCCGCCGTTCAACCTCGGCGAGGAGCAGATCGGCAGCGCGATCGAGCAGGCCACGGACACCATCCAGGGCAACGCCCAGAACATCGCCGGCTACGCCGTCACCGGCGCCACGGCGATCGGCGGCATCCTGATCAACCTGGCCCTCGCCCTGGTGCTGACCTTCTTCTTCCTGAAGGACGGCCCCCGCTGGGTCCCGTGGCTGGCCGCGCAGACCGGCCCGCCCGCCGCGCCGCACGTGGCAGCGCTGTCCTACAAGACGTGGTCGACGCTGTCGGAGTTCATCCGCCAGCAGGCCCTGGTCGGCCTGTTCGACGCGGTCTTCATCGCCCTGGGCCTGTGGATCCTCGGCGTGCCGCTGGTCCTGCCCCTGGCGGTGCTCACCTTCTTCGGCGCGTTCGTGCCGATCATCGGCGCCTTCGTCGCCGGCGGCTTCGCCGTGCTGATCGCTCTGGTGGACAGCGGGATCACGACGGCGCTGATCGTGCTGGGCATCGTCCTCCTCGTGCAGCAGATCGAGGGCAACATCCTGCAGCCGATCCTGCAGGGCCGCGGGCTGAACCTGCACGCCGCCGTGGTCATCCTGGCCGTCACCGCGGGCGCCAGCCTGGCCGGCATCATCGGCGCCTTCCTCGCCGTCCCGGTGACCGCGCTCATCGCCGTGTCGTACCGCTACGCGCGGGACCAGCTCGACGGGAAGTCACCGGAGATCTTCCCGGACGGCACCCGGGCGCAGATCGTGGAGGACCCGGTCGGCGCCCACCTCGAGCGCGAGGCGGCGACGGCGCCGGAAGGCCCGGCCGACGTCGACGCGGGCGACGGCGCGGCGGGGGCGACCCGAGCGCCGCGCTAG
- a CDS encoding dienelactone hydrolase family protein — protein sequence MCHGHDSRPPAPPRTGPVGRRRQGTLTAADGTEFSVATALPGEPARVGVVLLPDIRGLHPYYVALTARFAEAGLAAVAIDWFGRTAGVCADGVRPEDFPWQSHVPRTTPEGIDADVGAAITHLRAESGADLPVVTVGFCFGGSQSWRLAGGQLDLAGCAGFYGRPALVGDAADDARLPTLMLIAGADTVTPVEDQLALAERMRAAGAAVDAVVHDGAPHSFFDRAHDEWADACREAWEHVLALTDRVARD from the coding sequence GTGTGCCACGGCCACGACAGCCGCCCGCCGGCCCCGCCCCGCACCGGCCCGGTCGGCCGGCGCCGGCAGGGCACCCTCACGGCCGCGGACGGCACCGAGTTCTCCGTGGCCACCGCGTTGCCGGGCGAGCCGGCCCGGGTCGGGGTCGTGCTGCTGCCGGACATCCGGGGCCTGCACCCCTACTACGTGGCGCTGACCGCGCGGTTCGCCGAGGCCGGCCTGGCGGCGGTGGCCATCGACTGGTTCGGCCGGACGGCCGGCGTCTGCGCCGACGGGGTGCGGCCCGAGGACTTCCCCTGGCAGTCGCACGTCCCGCGCACGACCCCCGAGGGCATCGACGCCGACGTCGGGGCCGCGATCACGCACCTGCGCGCGGAGTCCGGCGCGGACCTGCCGGTGGTGACGGTCGGCTTCTGCTTCGGCGGCAGCCAGTCCTGGCGGCTGGCCGGCGGGCAGCTGGACCTGGCCGGCTGCGCCGGGTTCTACGGGCGGCCGGCCCTCGTCGGGGACGCGGCCGATGACGCCCGGCTGCCCACGCTGATGCTGATCGCCGGCGCCGACACGGTCACGCCGGTCGAGGACCAGCTGGCCCTGGCCGAACGCATGCGCGCCGCCGGGGCCGCCGTGGACGCCGTCGTCCACGACGGCGCGCCGCACTCGTTCTTCGACCGCGCGCACGACGAGTGGGCCGACGCCTGCCGCGAGGCCTGGGAGCACGTGCTCGCCCTCACCGACCGCGTCGCCCGCGACTGA
- a CDS encoding crotonase/enoyl-CoA hydratase family protein has translation MPESVLVERRGAVQVITINRPEARNALDADVARAVAAAVDEMDADGELRAGILTGAGGTFSSGMDLKAFLRGESPSVEGRGLCGITRTPPRKPLIAAVEGWALAGGFELVLACDLVVAARTARFGVPEVKRSLVAAGGAALLLPQRVPRAVALEMLLTGEPMDAERATAVGLVNRLVDEGAALDAALALAEVIAANGPLAVAATKQVVLSAPSWGAEEAWDRQDEVVRPVFASEDAREGSTAFAERRPPAWRGR, from the coding sequence GTGCCCGAGTCCGTCCTGGTGGAGCGCCGCGGTGCGGTCCAGGTGATCACGATCAACCGGCCGGAGGCGCGGAACGCGCTCGACGCCGACGTCGCCCGGGCGGTGGCCGCCGCCGTGGACGAGATGGACGCCGACGGCGAGCTGCGCGCCGGGATCCTCACCGGTGCGGGTGGCACCTTCTCGTCGGGCATGGACCTCAAGGCGTTCCTCCGCGGCGAGAGCCCGTCCGTCGAGGGCCGGGGCCTGTGCGGCATCACCCGCACGCCGCCGCGCAAGCCGTTGATCGCGGCCGTCGAGGGGTGGGCGCTGGCCGGCGGTTTCGAGCTGGTCCTCGCCTGCGACCTGGTCGTCGCCGCGCGGACGGCGCGCTTCGGCGTCCCGGAGGTGAAGCGGTCGCTGGTCGCCGCCGGCGGGGCGGCCCTGCTCCTGCCGCAGCGGGTGCCGCGCGCCGTGGCGCTGGAGATGCTGCTCACCGGTGAGCCGATGGACGCCGAGCGCGCCACCGCGGTGGGCCTGGTCAACCGTCTCGTCGACGAGGGGGCGGCGCTGGACGCCGCGCTCGCGCTCGCCGAGGTCATCGCCGCCAACGGGCCGCTCGCCGTCGCCGCCACCAAGCAGGTCGTGCTGTCCGCGCCGTCCTGGGGTGCCGAGGAGGCGTGGGACCGCCAGGACGAGGTGGTGCGGCCGGTGTTCGCCTCGGAGGACGCCCGGGAGGGGTCGACCGCGTTCGCCGAGCGGCGGCCCCCGGCGTGGCGCGGTCGCTGA
- a CDS encoding AI-2E family transporter, with amino-acid sequence MTAQRDLPGTGGAIRPEGRGTAPDAPPEVAHATPGLPEALPDSEPVAEPVAEAPSTGLPRWLLLVGGAAAATIAVAGLQAVAWLVAPVFLALVVVIALSPVQHWLRRIGTPRWLATTVLLLLVWTVLLAFVALLVISVAQFAALLPAYAGRAEALINDVVADLNNAGIVSGQLSDLVAQIDYGSLVGLATDLLARLTDAATMLLLLLSALVFMSIESSGFGRRMALVGAERPHLPVAIKLFTHGTRSYLLVSTVFGAIVAVGDTIALAMLDVPAAPLWGLLAFITNYVPNIGFVLGVAPPALLGLLAGGWGDLVAIIVVYSLLNFVVQTLIQPRFVGDSVGLSMTVTFVALLFWGWVLGALGALLAIPLTLLVKALLVDVDPRAHWLDALLREEPRAPRTVRARRRMADRHATLASIRRVSHHPHRRAEQETVEQETVEQETVEQETVEQPAGEVGTR; translated from the coding sequence ATGACGGCACAGCGTGACCTGCCGGGAACAGGGGGAGCGATCCGGCCGGAGGGACGAGGGACGGCGCCGGACGCGCCGCCCGAGGTGGCCCACGCCACGCCCGGGCTGCCCGAGGCGCTGCCCGACTCCGAGCCGGTCGCCGAGCCGGTCGCCGAGGCGCCGTCGACGGGGCTGCCGCGCTGGCTGCTCCTGGTGGGTGGGGCGGCCGCCGCCACGATCGCCGTCGCGGGCCTGCAGGCGGTGGCCTGGCTGGTCGCCCCGGTGTTCCTGGCCCTCGTCGTGGTCATCGCGCTGAGCCCCGTGCAGCACTGGCTGCGCCGGATCGGCACACCGCGCTGGCTGGCCACCACCGTGCTCCTCCTGCTCGTGTGGACGGTGCTGCTGGCGTTCGTCGCCCTCCTCGTCATCTCCGTCGCCCAGTTCGCGGCGCTGCTGCCCGCGTACGCCGGCCGCGCAGAGGCGCTGATCAACGACGTCGTCGCCGACCTCAACAACGCGGGGATCGTCTCCGGCCAGCTCTCCGACCTGGTGGCGCAGATCGACTACGGCTCGCTGGTCGGTCTGGCCACCGATCTGCTCGCCCGGCTCACCGACGCGGCGACGATGCTGCTGCTGCTGCTCTCGGCCCTGGTGTTCATGTCCATCGAGTCCAGCGGCTTCGGCCGGCGGATGGCGCTCGTCGGCGCCGAGCGTCCGCACCTGCCGGTGGCGATCAAGCTGTTCACGCACGGCACCCGCAGCTACCTGCTGGTGAGCACGGTGTTCGGCGCGATCGTGGCGGTCGGCGACACGATCGCCCTGGCCATGCTCGACGTGCCGGCCGCGCCGCTGTGGGGGCTGCTGGCCTTCATCACCAACTACGTGCCCAACATCGGCTTCGTCCTGGGCGTCGCACCGCCGGCGCTGCTGGGGCTGCTCGCCGGTGGCTGGGGTGACCTGGTCGCGATCATCGTCGTCTACTCGCTGCTGAACTTCGTCGTCCAGACGCTGATCCAGCCGCGCTTCGTGGGTGACTCGGTGGGCCTCTCCATGACCGTCACGTTCGTCGCGCTGCTCTTCTGGGGCTGGGTGCTCGGCGCCCTCGGGGCGCTGCTGGCCATCCCGCTCACCCTGCTGGTCAAAGCGCTGCTGGTCGACGTCGACCCCCGTGCGCACTGGCTGGACGCGCTGCTGCGCGAGGAGCCCCGCGCCCCCCGCACCGTGCGGGCCCGCCGGCGGATGGCGGACCGCCACGCGACGCTCGCGTCGATCCGGCGCGTGTCCCACCACCCGCACCGCCGGGCGGAGCAGGAGACGGTGGAGCAGGAGACGGTGGAGCAGGAGACGGTGGAGCAGGAGACGGTGGAGCAGCCGGCCGGCGAGGTGGGTACGCGCTGA
- a CDS encoding PAC2 family protein has translation MPQRPEELVELLPAAEPLLAREAELGDPAERRGLVLVHDLAGDFDAASAGTLAGAHLLATLPHEVVARFDADSLVDYRARRPRMTFNGDRYESFTAPEIALHAVEDDAGETFLLLHGAEPDYAWERFVAAVGQLVERLGVTSVVALQAIPMPVPHTRPVTVTAHATRRQLIEQYPVYWGEMRIPGSVSALLELRMGEAGVDALGVAAHVPHYLAQTTYPAASLTLVEHLERLTGLRLPTEALREAAEANRTEIDEQIARSADNVAVVAALEEQYDSFTAAREGSDLLGSAGEVPSAEEIGAEFERFLADQDRRRPRD, from the coding sequence GTGCCGCAGCGACCGGAGGAGCTCGTCGAACTGCTCCCCGCCGCGGAGCCGCTCCTCGCGCGGGAGGCCGAGCTCGGCGACCCGGCCGAGCGTCGCGGGCTGGTGCTCGTGCACGACCTCGCGGGCGACTTCGACGCCGCGTCCGCCGGCACGCTCGCCGGCGCGCACCTGCTGGCCACCCTGCCGCACGAGGTCGTCGCCCGCTTCGACGCCGACAGCCTGGTCGACTACCGGGCCCGCCGGCCGCGCATGACCTTCAACGGCGACCGGTACGAGTCCTTCACCGCGCCCGAGATCGCGCTGCACGCGGTCGAGGACGACGCCGGGGAGACGTTCCTGCTGCTGCACGGCGCGGAGCCGGACTACGCCTGGGAGCGGTTCGTCGCCGCCGTCGGTCAGCTGGTCGAGCGCCTGGGCGTCACCTCCGTGGTCGCGCTGCAGGCGATCCCGATGCCGGTTCCGCACACCCGGCCCGTCACGGTCACCGCGCACGCCACGCGCCGCCAGCTCATCGAGCAGTACCCGGTGTACTGGGGCGAGATGCGGATCCCGGGCAGCGTGTCGGCCCTGCTCGAGCTGCGCATGGGCGAGGCCGGGGTGGATGCCCTCGGCGTCGCCGCGCACGTGCCGCACTACCTGGCCCAGACGACCTATCCGGCCGCGTCCCTCACGCTGGTCGAGCACCTGGAACGGCTGACCGGGCTGCGGCTGCCCACCGAGGCCCTGCGCGAGGCGGCCGAGGCCAACCGCACCGAGATCGACGAGCAGATCGCCCGGTCGGCCGACAACGTCGCCGTCGTGGCCGCCCTGGAGGAGCAGTACGACTCCTTCACCGCCGCCCGCGAGGGCAGCGACCTGCTCGGCAGCGCCGGCGAGGTGCCGAGCGCCGAGGAGATCGGCGCGGAGTTCGAGCGCTTCCTCGCTGACCAGGACCGCCGCCGCCCCCGCGACTGA
- the fabG gene encoding 3-oxoacyl-ACP reductase FabG yields MGLQGSGKSTWVRRHLAATHAVVSKDHWPNARRREARQQRVVAELLAEGRSVVVDNTNPSPDDRAALVALARQAGVPVRAVWFATPPEVCLARNAGRTGRARVPLVGVLATRARLVPPSTAEGFAHVEVVDGGPPGPPPDLVTGASTGGRNVSGAARRAPGPSAPVAAGIRDEGNDMSEAGTTGAPSRVAIVTGAARGIGAATALRLAQDGFAVAVLDLDEGQAKSTVEQIEAAGGRALAVGADVSDSEQVEAAVARIASELGAPTVLVNNAGVLRDNMLFKMSESDWDIVMNVHLRGAFLMTRAAQKHMIDQKWGRIVNLSSTSALGNRGQANYSTAKAGLQGFTKTLAIELGKFGVTANAIAPGFIETEMTKATADRMGIPFDDFIKGAASQIPVARTGKPEDIAHLVSFFVSEGAGFVSGQVVYAAGGPKA; encoded by the coding sequence GTGGGTCTGCAGGGCAGCGGGAAGAGCACGTGGGTCCGGCGGCACCTGGCGGCCACGCACGCCGTGGTGAGCAAGGACCACTGGCCCAACGCCCGGCGTCGCGAGGCCCGTCAGCAGCGGGTGGTCGCCGAGCTCCTGGCCGAGGGGCGGAGCGTCGTCGTCGACAACACCAACCCGTCGCCGGACGACCGGGCGGCGCTGGTCGCCCTGGCCCGGCAGGCGGGGGTGCCGGTGCGGGCGGTCTGGTTCGCCACCCCGCCGGAGGTCTGCCTGGCCCGCAACGCCGGCCGCACGGGCCGGGCACGGGTACCGCTGGTCGGCGTGCTCGCGACCCGGGCGCGGCTCGTCCCGCCGTCCACCGCCGAGGGCTTCGCGCACGTCGAGGTGGTCGACGGGGGGCCGCCCGGCCCGCCACCGGACCTTGTGACCGGCGCCTCGACCGGCGGCCGTAACGTGTCGGGCGCAGCTCGCCGCGCGCCGGGGCCTTCCGCCCCGGTTGCCGCCGGCATCCGAGACGAAGGGAACGACATGAGCGAGGCAGGCACCACGGGGGCACCGTCCCGCGTGGCCATCGTGACCGGCGCGGCCCGTGGCATCGGCGCGGCGACCGCGCTGCGGCTGGCCCAGGACGGCTTCGCCGTCGCCGTCCTGGACCTGGACGAGGGGCAGGCCAAGAGCACCGTCGAGCAGATCGAGGCCGCAGGCGGCCGCGCGCTGGCCGTCGGGGCGGACGTCAGCGACTCCGAGCAGGTGGAGGCGGCCGTCGCGCGCATCGCGAGCGAGCTCGGCGCCCCGACCGTGCTGGTCAACAATGCCGGCGTCCTGCGCGACAACATGCTGTTCAAGATGAGCGAGTCCGACTGGGACATCGTCATGAACGTGCACCTGCGCGGCGCCTTCCTCATGACCCGGGCCGCCCAGAAGCACATGATCGACCAGAAGTGGGGTCGCATCGTCAACCTGTCCAGCACCTCGGCGCTGGGCAACCGCGGCCAGGCCAACTACTCGACGGCCAAGGCCGGCCTGCAGGGCTTCACCAAGACCCTCGCCATCGAGCTGGGCAAGTTCGGCGTCACCGCCAACGCCATCGCCCCGGGCTTCATCGAGACGGAGATGACCAAGGCGACGGCCGACCGCATGGGCATCCCGTTCGACGACTTCATCAAGGGCGCGGCCTCGCAGATCCCGGTCGCCCGCACCGGCAAGCCGGAGGACATCGCGCACCTGGTGTCGTTCTTCGTCAGCGAGGGCGCCGGATTCGTGTCCGGCCAGGTGGTCTACGCCGCCGGCGGCCCGAAGGCCTGA
- a CDS encoding PPOX class F420-dependent oxidoreductase — translation MPRIATADRVDRTALLEFLRPRHRAVLVTRRRDDGVQLSPVTCGVDAEGRIVVSTYPQRAKVTNARRDGRVSLCVLSDEWDGPWVQLDGEAEVLDLPEALEPLVDYYRSISGEHPDWDEYRAAMTRQGKSLLRITITGWGPVATGGFPAGVADKF, via the coding sequence ATGCCGAGGATCGCCACCGCCGACCGCGTCGACCGCACCGCCCTGCTGGAGTTCCTCCGCCCGCGCCACCGGGCCGTGCTGGTCACCCGCCGGCGCGACGACGGGGTCCAGCTGTCACCGGTCACCTGCGGCGTCGACGCCGAGGGGCGGATCGTGGTCTCGACCTATCCGCAGCGGGCGAAGGTGACCAATGCCCGCAGGGACGGGCGGGTGTCGCTGTGCGTCCTCTCCGACGAGTGGGACGGCCCCTGGGTCCAGCTCGACGGCGAGGCCGAGGTGCTCGACCTGCCCGAGGCGCTCGAGCCGCTGGTCGACTACTACCGCTCGATCAGCGGGGAGCACCCCGACTGGGACGAGTACCGCGCGGCCATGACCCGGCAGGGGAAGTCCCTGCTGCGGATCACGATCACCGGCTGGGGCCCGGTGGCCACCGGCGGCTTCCCCGCCGGGGTGGCCGACAAGTTCTGA
- a CDS encoding SGNH/GDSL hydrolase family protein: protein MVRTPLRLAVLGDSLAFGTGAARPSDALGPRLVRALTDDGFDVDLHVLAVPGAVSAGLADQVRRALPLSAGLAVVVVGANDLARFVPVEQAAAALTAAVTALRAGGTDVVVVPAPDMSMVPFVPPALRALVRGACALLQQRQAHVATTGGATVAPVADEVARAFVADPALFSADRFHPSSAGYARIAEVLTPYVLTAARTRRDDAAA, encoded by the coding sequence GTGGTCCGCACTCCGCTCCGCCTCGCCGTCCTCGGTGACTCGCTCGCCTTCGGTACCGGCGCCGCCCGCCCCTCCGACGCCCTCGGGCCGCGGCTGGTCCGCGCGCTGACCGACGACGGGTTCGACGTCGACCTGCACGTCCTCGCCGTCCCCGGTGCCGTCTCGGCCGGCCTGGCCGACCAGGTGCGGCGGGCGCTGCCCCTGTCGGCCGGCCTCGCCGTCGTCGTCGTCGGGGCCAACGACCTCGCCCGGTTCGTGCCGGTCGAGCAGGCCGCCGCCGCGCTGACGGCGGCGGTGACCGCGCTGCGGGCCGGCGGCACCGACGTCGTCGTCGTGCCGGCTCCGGACATGTCGATGGTCCCGTTCGTGCCCCCGGCGCTGCGCGCCCTGGTGCGCGGGGCCTGCGCGCTCCTGCAGCAGCGGCAGGCGCACGTGGCCACCACCGGCGGCGCGACGGTGGCGCCGGTGGCGGACGAGGTGGCGCGGGCCTTCGTGGCCGACCCGGCGCTGTTCTCCGCCGACCGGTTCCACCCGTCGTCGGCCGGTTACGCCCGCATCGCCGAGGTGCTGACGCCGTACGTGCTGACCGCGGCGCGGACCCGGCGGGACGACGCCGCGGCCTGA